The DNA window CTTTGCTACAGTTATCATCTGAAGACAGACGCAGGAACTCATACACAAGAGAATCTCTTTAGTTGCTCAGTTTGTGCAAGAAAATTTACCCAAAGGGGATATCTGATACAACACATGGCACGTCACACAGGGAAGATACGATTCCGGTGCTGTGTTTGTGACAAAAAATTTGTTTACCGTCATGAGCTTAAGAACCACAAATGTGTCGGTGAGTCTTCACAGCTTCATCAAAGCCAAACTGAAGGGAACAGAGGTTCAGAGCCTCCAGCCAGCAGCTCTActgaacagatgaaaacaaaagcagatggagaagactgtggaagatcagaaCCAGCCAGGAACTCACATCCAGAAAGACCTTTACAATCAGATAGTGATGACAAGACTTCAGACTCCTCTGAGGCTGAAGACAAAGATGATGATTGGATGGAGACCAGTGAACCTCAGTCAGGTTTAAACTTTCAGACAAATAACAAAGTTCCATTAAGTGAAATGGGACGTAGcactgaaaataaatcatatatttgTCCTGAGTGtggtaaaacattttttggtgaAGAAAATCTGAAGATACACATGAGAACTCATGCAGGAGAGAAACCATTTAGCTGCTCATTTTGTGATAAAGGATTTACACAGAAGGGATATCTGAGCAACCACATGTCCGTCCACACAGAGGAGAAACGTTTCCTGTACTGTGTTTGCGGCAAAAGATTTGCTTGGCGTTACAACCTCAAAAAGCACAAGTGTGCTGGTGAGTCTTCCCAGCTCCATCCAAATCAAATCTTGAagaacagagaggcagagcCGCCAGCCAGCAGCTCACAAACTTCAGACTCCTCTAAACTTCAGATTGAAGTCACTGCTGATGATTCCAAGGAGACCAAGAAACCTCAGTCAGACTCTCTTCAGGAAAACGACGTCCACAAAAGCAAAAGTACATGTGACGCTGACGAGAGACCATTCAGCTGCTCCGAGTGTGGTAAAAGATTTCGCCGCAAGAAAAATCTGCAGGAACACATGAGAATTCATACAGGAGAAAAACCTTTCGGCTGTTCAGTTTGtatgaaatatttttcatgcagtGGATCGCTACGAAAACACCTGAGAATCCACACCGGAGAGAAACCTTTTGTTTGCTCGGTGTGCGGTAACCGTTTTACTGAAAGTGGACATCTGAAGGTGcacatgagaacacacacaggagagaaaccatTCAGTTGTTCAGTGTGTGGGAAAAGCTTTACCTGGAGGCAAAGCTTCAATAATCACATGAAATATCATacagaagaaacaagagaaatgaGCTAGAGACACATTGTGACATTCAGGAAGAAAGCCAAACCCTTCTTAAGGAagaattttgtttcttttaagtatttgtttcagttattgagatatttcacttttcAAATTTTCCCTCTACTGTTTGGGGATTATTGCAAGTAAATTGCAACTGCTCTCAGTGCCACAATTTTTTACTCTTTGCACACAGATCATACAATATGTTCCCACAgtgcctgttttattttttttttaataatgtaaaaatattaaccGATTGTCAAAATCTCATTTACAGACATTGAACCTTATGGCTGaatctttcttttaatttaactGCTGTGTAACATATATTATGTATCTGTGTTCAGCTTGCAATTTAAAAATGGTACACACTTTCAgacaatctgaaaaaaaaaaaaatcagtgattagaggaaaaaaagaaaatttttgGGTTTCAGTTATTGTTGGATGGTTTGCTATATCACATTTCTTAGTTTTAATTAACATACAAAATTAATCCAGGGATCGGCACTTTGCTTTTGCTCCACAGTGTTACTAAACTATGACCAGGATACACACTTATTTCTTTAACTGTGTATAAACCTGATGATTTCACATTGATGATCAGTCTttacaggtaaaacatgagacttgACATGTAGCTGTTACCTGTTAGCGGTTAGTGTGGGGTGGCTGCTCTGCAGATGAACTGACCGATAGCACTGCCATATTTCCACTTAAAAGTAGAGATGGATGGTATAAATGACATGTATAGATAAAATAACCAGATGACaacaaattaaaggataagtctggtgattcTCTATAA is part of the Thunnus albacares chromosome 19, fThuAlb1.1, whole genome shotgun sequence genome and encodes:
- the LOC122970021 gene encoding zinc finger protein 260-like, which codes for MLSISNVNVEDDEEKPQSSQLHQRQAEEMKTEADGEEPARNLNPDRHLQPVTDDKASEMSVAEIEVSCDDWEETREKNEAPVSDMICNSPDKPFNCSECGKRFAKNGFLETHMRIHTGEKPFSCSVCGKKYTKKGYLIQHMAVHIGEKRHSCGVCNKRFVWHSGVECHKCIGSPASGMRCSTGGNSLNFSECGKRLCYSYHLKTDAGTHTQENLFSCSVCARKFTQRGYLIQHMARHTGKIRFRCCVCDKKFVYRHELKNHKCVGESSQLHQSQTEGNRGSEPPASSSTEQMKTKADGEDCGRSEPARNSHPERPLQSDSDDKTSDSSEAEDKDDDWMETSEPQSGLNFQTNNKVPLSEMGRSTENKSYICPECGKTFFGEENLKIHMRTHAGEKPFSCSFCDKGFTQKGYLSNHMSVHTEEKRFLYCVCGKRFAWRYNLKKHKCAGESSQLHPNQILKNREAEPPASSSQTSDSSKLQIEVTADDSKETKKPQSDSLQENDVHKSKSTCDADERPFSCSECGKRFRRKKNLQEHMRIHTGEKPFGCSVCMKYFSCSGSLRKHLRIHTGEKPFVCSVCGNRFTESGHLKVHMRTHTGEKPFSCSVCGKSFTWRQSFNNHMKYHTEETREMS